A window from archaeon BMS3Bbin15 encodes these proteins:
- a CDS encoding putative lipopolysaccharide biosynthesis O-acetyl transferase WbbJ, protein MIRANSTVLPGVEIGDNSKISAMSLVNRDIPEGAFAGGVPIKILKGDKE, encoded by the coding sequence ATGATAAGGGCAAATTCAACAGTTTTACCTGGGGTCGAGATTGGTGATAACTCAAAAATTTCAGCCATGAGTCTTGTAAACAGGGATATACCCGAAGGTGCATTTGCCGGAGGAGTTCCTATAAAGATTTTAAAGGGTGATAAAGAGTGA
- the guaA_2 gene encoding GMP synthase [glutamine-hydrolyzing], whose translation MTPKDKASLLSEWFMTRGKVIVAFSGGVDSGVLAAAARKTLGTNALAITADSSTMPRRELEDAIKLAREIGIAHEVIKEDELEDSRFVENPPERCYFCRSRLAEALKRIAEARGFSTIVDGANASDLEEHRPGLKALKEQGIESPLLELGFTKKDVREIAAYFNLRVEQKPSQACLASRIPYGEIITRDRLRAVERAEDFLLSLGFSQVRVRSHGNIARIELPENEIPRAIEFRRKISEKLEALGFSYITLDLKGYRSGSMDEVLQ comes from the coding sequence ATGACCCCGAAAGATAAAGCCTCACTTCTTTCAGAATGGTTCATGACCAGAGGTAAGGTGATTGTGGCCTTTTCAGGCGGTGTTGATTCCGGTGTTCTGGCAGCAGCAGCCAGAAAAACACTTGGAACGAATGCTCTCGCAATAACTGCCGACTCCTCCACTATGCCCAGAAGAGAGCTGGAAGACGCTATCAAACTTGCCAGAGAGATAGGAATAGCCCACGAGGTAATAAAGGAGGACGAACTTGAAGATAGCAGATTTGTCGAAAATCCTCCTGAAAGATGCTACTTCTGCAGAAGCAGACTGGCTGAAGCTCTGAAGAGAATAGCTGAAGCCCGTGGCTTCTCAACTATCGTTGACGGAGCAAATGCCTCTGACCTTGAAGAGCATAGACCAGGGTTGAAAGCTCTAAAAGAGCAGGGAATAGAGAGCCCCCTTCTGGAACTGGGCTTCACCAAGAAAGATGTCAGGGAGATAGCGGCATATTTCAATCTCAGAGTGGAGCAAAAACCTTCTCAGGCATGTTTGGCCTCAAGAATTCCTTATGGTGAGATTATAACAAGAGACAGGCTTAGAGCTGTCGAAAGAGCAGAAGACTTCCTTCTAAGTCTGGGTTTCTCACAGGTGAGGGTGAGGTCTCACGGGAATATAGCAAGAATTGAGCTGCCAGAAAATGAAATTCCAAGGGCAATAGAATTTAGAAGAAAAATTTCAGAAAAGCTTGAAGCTCTTGGCTTCAGTTATATAACCCTGGACCTTAAAGGCTACCGCTCGGGGAGCATGGATGAGGTGCTCCAGTAA
- a CDS encoding DsrE/DsrF-like family protein, protein MMGKLFVVATYGADDPNRATLAFLAAKAAKENGDDVELFLMNDAVLLAREGVAKNIQGVGLAPFPELLEILQILEVPILICKPCAEARGMTEEDLVEGAEMSGMYDLAEKAVESSVLSI, encoded by the coding sequence ATGATGGGAAAACTTTTTGTTGTTGCAACCTATGGTGCAGATGACCCAAACCGGGCAACACTGGCCTTTCTGGCTGCCAAAGCTGCAAAGGAGAATGGCGACGATGTGGAACTATTTCTGATGAATGACGCAGTACTCCTTGCCAGAGAGGGTGTTGCAAAAAACATACAGGGTGTTGGCCTGGCTCCATTCCCGGAGCTTCTTGAGATACTTCAAATCCTCGAAGTCCCCATTCTGATATGTAAACCCTGTGCCGAGGCAAGAGGAATGACAGAAGAAGACCTGGTGGAAGGCGCAGAGATGTCAGGTATGTACGACCTGGCAGAGAAGGCTGTAGAAAGCAGTGTTTTAAGTATTTAA
- the prmA_1 gene encoding ribosomal protein L11 methyltransferase translates to MKKKELEITLEKLDGFRTPDIKLEQYTTPATVAAELLNIAYLRKDIYNKVIYDLGCGPGILGIGAALLGARKVVLVDMDEEAIKIAKENAEKFSLGNIVFNNSDIRKITGRADIVLQNPPFGVHWRRADRAFLEKALEIADVVYSMHKRETRDFIIKFVKGLGASELEILPVSFILPRSYKFHEKDRKTILVDIYRIRRN, encoded by the coding sequence ATGAAGAAGAAGGAACTTGAGATAACTCTTGAAAAGCTGGATGGTTTCAGGACACCTGATATAAAACTGGAGCAGTATACAACTCCGGCAACTGTTGCCGCAGAACTTTTGAATATAGCATATCTCAGGAAAGATATTTATAATAAGGTCATATATGATTTAGGTTGTGGCCCGGGAATTCTTGGCATAGGAGCTGCTCTTCTTGGAGCAAGGAAGGTTGTTCTTGTTGATATGGATGAAGAGGCCATAAAAATTGCTAAAGAAAATGCTGAAAAGTTTTCTCTTGGCAATATTGTATTTAACAATTCAGATATAAGAAAGATTACAGGCAGGGCTGATATAGTGCTTCAGAATCCTCCCTTTGGAGTTCACTGGCGGAGGGCTGACAGAGCCTTTCTCGAAAAAGCTTTAGAAATTGCAGATGTGGTTTATTCCATGCATAAAAGAGAAACAAGAGATTTTATTATAAAATTTGTAAAAGGTTTAGGGGCAAGTGAGCTGGAAATACTTCCTGTGAGCTTCATATTGCCCAGAAGCTATAAGTTTCATGAAAAAGATAGAAAAACAATTCTTGTAGATATATATAGAATAAGGAGGAATTAG
- a CDS encoding exosome complex RNA-binding protein Csl4, which yields MESGDFVLPGTELGFAEEFMPGRGTYEDDGKVYSAMTGTLKIDMKERKIIVEPRTNIIPEPKIGDIVIGKILDVKQQFAVVRVIRLLGNPRELPGTIGTIHISRAKSSYVQDISMEFSGGDIVKAKVVDIKRHPISLGTVEKDLGVIKAYCSRCNIALELENGKLKCPNCSSIESRKCSSDYGNGNV from the coding sequence ATGGAAAGTGGTGACTTTGTTCTTCCTGGAACAGAGCTTGGATTTGCGGAGGAGTTCATGCCAGGGAGAGGAACCTATGAGGACGATGGAAAGGTCTACTCTGCTATGACCGGAACCCTTAAAATTGACATGAAAGAAAGAAAGATAATTGTTGAGCCACGGACAAATATAATTCCTGAGCCAAAGATTGGGGATATAGTTATAGGCAAGATTCTGGATGTAAAACAGCAGTTTGCTGTGGTTAGAGTCATAAGGCTCCTGGGCAATCCTAGAGAGCTGCCGGGCACAATAGGCACAATTCATATTTCCAGAGCAAAATCGAGCTATGTTCAGGACATAAGCATGGAGTTTTCAGGAGGAGATATTGTCAAGGCCAAGGTTGTCGACATAAAAAGGCATCCCATATCTCTCGGTACGGTTGAAAAAGACCTTGGAGTAATTAAGGCTTATTGTTCCAGATGTAATATAGCTTTGGAGCTTGAAAATGGTAAGCTAAAGTGTCCAAACTGCTCCTCTATTGAAAGCAGGAAGTGCAGCTCTGATTATGGTAATGGAAATGTCTAG
- a CDS encoding DNA-directed RNA polymerase subunit L encodes MQIKVIKEANEELEFELAGEDHTFCNILTDRLTVNKDVVFAYRIEHPLISSPVVYIKVKEGIEVPQQQEKIVELDDVLGIGAKRKEQLIASGIKYANDLLKADIEELSKSSGIPEKTLERMIKEAEKLDYGRLTAARYVLMESLKKINQDYIQLKEKFSSLN; translated from the coding sequence ATGCAGATAAAAGTTATTAAAGAGGCCAATGAAGAACTTGAATTTGAGCTCGCAGGTGAAGACCATACCTTCTGTAATATACTTACTGACAGGCTGACTGTCAATAAAGATGTAGTTTTTGCGTACAGGATTGAGCATCCTCTTATAAGCTCGCCTGTGGTATATATTAAGGTTAAAGAAGGAATCGAGGTTCCCCAGCAGCAGGAGAAAATAGTGGAGCTTGATGATGTTCTGGGGATAGGTGCCAAGAGGAAGGAGCAGCTTATCGCTTCGGGAATAAAGTATGCCAATGACCTTCTGAAGGCTGATATTGAAGAGCTATCAAAAAGCTCAGGAATACCTGAGAAAACCCTCGAGAGGATGATAAAAGAGGCTGAGAAGCTGGACTATGGCAGGCTGACGGCAGCACGGTATGTGCTCATGGAATCTCTTAAGAAGATAAATCAGGATTACATCCAGCTCAAAGAGAAATTTTCATCGTTGAACTGA
- a CDS encoding bifunctional NMN adenylyltransferase/Nudix hydrolase has translation MSGIIKCLCKCNGYEAPALTVDAVIKMNEKILLVRRRKEPFRGFWALPGGFVECGETVEEAGVREIEEETGLKMIVKDILGVYSEPYRDPRGHVVSICFLGSAEGVPIGGDDASEAKFFNISEVDSLKLAFDHSNILKDYVKRLEKW, from the coding sequence ATGTCGGGAATAATTAAATGCCTGTGTAAATGCAATGGTTATGAAGCTCCAGCCCTGACTGTCGATGCGGTTATTAAAATGAATGAGAAAATTCTTCTAGTCAGGCGACGTAAGGAGCCTTTCAGAGGCTTCTGGGCATTGCCGGGTGGTTTTGTCGAGTGCGGTGAAACTGTTGAAGAAGCTGGGGTAAGGGAGATTGAAGAGGAGACTGGTTTAAAAATGATTGTTAAGGATATTCTGGGAGTCTACTCTGAGCCATATAGGGACCCGAGAGGTCATGTTGTGAGTATCTGCTTTCTGGGTTCTGCAGAAGGAGTCCCAATAGGTGGAGATGATGCAAGTGAAGCTAAGTTCTTTAATATTTCGGAAGTTGATAGCTTAAAACTTGCATTTGACCATAGCAATATCCTTAAAGATTATGTGAAGAGGCTGGAAAAATGGTAG
- a CDS encoding transcription factor S-II codes for MVVFCEKCKNLMLPKGDVLVCTTCGQEKPIENEDEYKIKRKEKKRDRLLLLEEEDVHTMPRIKAECPKCGNMEAEWWLVQTRKADESETRFFRCTKCKYTWREYQ; via the coding sequence ATGGTAGTTTTTTGCGAAAAATGTAAGAATCTGATGCTCCCTAAGGGTGATGTTCTTGTTTGTACCACCTGTGGTCAGGAGAAGCCCATCGAGAATGAAGATGAATATAAGATAAAGAGAAAGGAAAAGAAAAGAGATAGGTTGCTCCTTCTCGAAGAAGAAGATGTTCATACTATGCCAAGGATAAAAGCTGAGTGTCCAAAGTGTGGTAATATGGAGGCTGAATGGTGGCTTGTGCAGACAAGAAAGGCTGATGAGAGCGAGACAAGATTCTTCAGATGCACCAAGTGTAAATATACCTGGAGGGAATATCAGTAA
- the thiI gene encoding putative tRNA sulfurtransferase has product MVIIIRYDEIGLKSKPVRARMEKALIQHLKRVLGDVRITKEYGRIFVHSDSRDDTEKAAKVFGVASTSAAVTVDSELENLIGKISEYARTRISGDESFAIRARRKGNHSYSSIEVARKAGAEVVRETNAKVNLTNPDVEIHVEIREDKAYIFDEIIKGAGGLPYGTQGRAISLVSGGIDSPVSTYLAMRRGIKPICVFMNPSPLVDKRTEDRALETIKVLSGLAGENLKTYFVPYGEVLMELIKVKDYALGCVLCKRMMYRTAEIIAEKERAKAIVTGESLGQVASQTLDNLATISKAISIPVLRPLIGMDKNEIIKIARKIGTYKISIMPANCCLGPPLKPATSATAERAEKAEYGIEVERLARDMAEKAKVFHA; this is encoded by the coding sequence ATGGTTATTATCATAAGATATGACGAGATAGGGCTGAAATCAAAACCTGTCAGGGCAAGAATGGAAAAAGCCTTAATCCAGCATTTAAAGAGAGTTCTCGGTGATGTGAGAATTACAAAAGAGTACGGAAGAATTTTTGTTCACTCTGATAGCAGAGATGATACAGAAAAGGCTGCAAAGGTTTTTGGTGTTGCCTCGACATCTGCTGCTGTAACAGTTGATTCAGAACTGGAAAATCTGATAGGCAAAATATCAGAGTATGCCAGAACCAGGATTTCAGGTGACGAAAGCTTTGCCATCAGGGCGAGAAGAAAAGGAAATCACAGTTATTCAAGTATTGAAGTTGCAAGAAAAGCCGGAGCCGAGGTCGTCAGGGAAACAAACGCAAAGGTCAATCTAACAAATCCTGATGTCGAAATTCATGTTGAAATAAGGGAAGATAAAGCCTATATCTTTGACGAGATTATTAAAGGTGCAGGAGGACTCCCCTATGGCACTCAGGGAAGAGCTATATCCCTTGTAAGCGGAGGCATAGACTCTCCAGTATCAACCTATCTGGCAATGCGCAGAGGAATAAAGCCAATTTGCGTTTTTATGAACCCCTCACCTCTTGTGGATAAAAGAACTGAAGACAGAGCTTTGGAGACTATAAAGGTTCTTTCTGGATTGGCAGGAGAAAATCTAAAAACATACTTTGTTCCCTACGGGGAGGTACTGATGGAGCTTATCAAAGTTAAAGACTATGCTCTGGGTTGTGTTCTCTGCAAACGTATGATGTACAGAACAGCTGAGATTATTGCTGAAAAAGAAAGAGCAAAGGCCATTGTTACAGGTGAAAGCCTGGGGCAGGTAGCTTCTCAAACCCTTGACAATCTGGCTACAATTTCAAAAGCAATTTCAATACCTGTTTTAAGGCCGCTCATAGGTATGGATAAAAATGAGATTATAAAAATTGCCAGAAAGATAGGTACATATAAGATTTCAATAATGCCTGCCAACTGCTGCCTTGGCCCTCCCTTAAAGCCAGCCACAAGTGCTACAGCTGAAAGGGCTGAGAAAGCAGAATATGGAATTGAAGTTGAGAGGCTTGCCAGAGATATGGCCGAAAAGGCAAAAGTTTTTCATGCCTGA